In Desulfobaculum bizertense DSM 18034, the sequence GCAACATTGCCCTGTTTGACCATGTGCGTAGCCGTCTCTGCATGCTGACGCTGTCCCGTGGTGTCCGCCCCAGTGTGGACATGAAGGCGGTGTCTCGCTCCGCAGTGAATCCAGAGATTGGCGACGTCACGGTCTACCCTGACCATGACCAGTACACGGACTCTGTGCGCAAGACCATTGAGCTGATTCGTGAAGGCGAGTGCATTCAGACGGTTATTTCCACCCGTTTCTCCGCACCGTTTCAGGGAGATGCCTTTGTCCTGTATCGCCGTTTGCGGCAGGTCAATCCGTCTCCATATCTGTTCTTTATGCGTTTGCCCGGCATTGAACTCTTTGGCTCTTCTCCAGAGCTTTTGGTGGGCTGCCGCGAAGGTGAGCTGACTACCTGCCCCATTGCCGGAACCCGCCGCCGTGGCAAAAATACGGCAGAGGACAAGGCCCTTGAGCAGGAACTTTTGCAGGACCCCAAGGAACGCGCCGAGCATGTCATGCTGGTTGATCTGGGCCGCAACGACCTCGGCCGCATTGCCAAGGCTGGAACGGTAAGTGTTGACCAGTTCATGCAGGTTGAGCGTTTTTCTCACGTGATGCATCTGACCTCCTATGTGAGCGCAGAGCTTCGCGAAAAACTGGATGGTCTGGACGTGCTGCGGTCCGCATTTCCTGCGGGCACGGTATCTGGCGCCCCCAAGGTTCGGGCAATGGAAATTATTTCTGAGCTGGAACCGCAGAAGCGCGGACCCTATGCCGGAGCCATTGGCTGGCTTGGGCTGGGCGATGGTCCCATCAACATGGATACCGGCATTACTATCCGGAGCATGTGGGTGCGCGAAGGCCGTTTGAACTGGCAGGCAGGGGCCGGAATCGTGTTTGATTCTGATCCGGAAAAAGAATGGGAAGAGTGCGCAAACAAGGCGCGGGTTCTTGGCGAAATTGTACGTGGACATGGAGGCGGCGATGTTCTTGCTGATTGATAACTATGATTCCTTCACCTTCAATCTGGTGCAGGCTTTTCAGCGTC encodes:
- a CDS encoding anthranilate synthase component I family protein, whose product is MEQIRLEQHGQWMPADIQTPISLYLGLVGQNQGILLESAQVDGRLGRYSIVAWNFAVRLTCRKGLLDVGVRDQRFEPLRELDGMPYVDGVREAMKNITIDAQDEFKDLPAITRGLVGYFGYGMAGMFEPKLSTVLPPKDAEACLVLPGNIALFDHVRSRLCMLTLSRGVRPSVDMKAVSRSAVNPEIGDVTVYPDHDQYTDSVRKTIELIREGECIQTVISTRFSAPFQGDAFVLYRRLRQVNPSPYLFFMRLPGIELFGSSPELLVGCREGELTTCPIAGTRRRGKNTAEDKALEQELLQDPKERAEHVMLVDLGRNDLGRIAKAGTVSVDQFMQVERFSHVMHLTSYVSAELREKLDGLDVLRSAFPAGTVSGAPKVRAMEIISELEPQKRGPYAGAIGWLGLGDGPINMDTGITIRSMWVREGRLNWQAGAGIVFDSDPEKEWEECANKARVLGEIVRGHGGGDVLAD